The genomic region gatcattggggatcattcaatattcccttccttttgttattcagtgaaatcatcccatgtttagagtcaactcatttaattaaagttcaatttgtaactaaattgttttaaaatgttctattggaaggatttaatcatttgatAATATGTCTACGTATGATGAGGTAAAAAGgtttctctctccatatgatatggtaaataatTCCAATGCAAAAAGCATATTTAAATTATATTCATATCAATTTGCATATATTTATATTAATTTGCATGTTTATATTATTTTGCATATGTTTACGTTAATTCCCATATAGTCCTGGTAATTCCCACAAAAAGTTTCTACCtttgaatattccccaaaatgtgcaaccctaggcACATCATGAAggcggttgagagaatgccaagagtgtgcaaagctgtcatcaaggcaaagggtggctactttaaatatctcaaaatataaaatatattttgatttgtttaacactatttcggttactacattattctatatgtgttatttcatagttttgatgtctttactattattctacaacgtagaaaatgttaaaaaaaatatatatatggaaaTGCCTAGAATGTGTAGGTTTTTCTAAATCTTTTGACCGGTAACGTTAGTGTATATTCTGTCAGGAATGGAAGAACAAGAGGCCAATATATATTATGTCAGGCATAGTTAAGTGCTTTAGGCCACAGACAGTACATTTATTTCATTAGTCTTACCGAAAGTGTCTTTACATGGTAACTCggggatctctctgtctctcatggaGGTACTCCTAGCCAGACCAGAGGGTTGTTGTCTACTCCCCGAATACGGCTTCGTCGACTCCCCTGGTCGAGGACCAATGGGTCCCATCCCCGTCCCTTTGGAGCTTGGCCCTGGTCCTGCTAGATCCCCGTTGACGGCCTGCGATGCTATAATATCAATCTCTTCCAGATCATCCTGGGTAAAGTCATCGTCACCTCCGAAGGGGTCGTTACATGGAGCCGCAGGGCTCACCACCTTGAGGCGCTTGCGGGGTGGGTACGCCATGTTACCGGGCCAGGGGTCCGACTACTTTTTTTGCCACTAAAATTACTAGAATACGTGTAGCTTGGATAGCCAAGTATAAActttttagctagctagcgaacttTGGCAAGCTAACTAGCGCCAGTCAATGTGGGTCAGGGAACTCAACCATTCAACCTGAACCTCTCCGGTATTGCGGTTCAAAGCAAGCCTCTGGCTAGTTATTTGTCGCACGTCTCACAATTTAGAAGGCATtcctaaaaataaaataaaaagttcaCAAAAAATAACTGCAGGCTAACTCAGTTAGCAAGCTATCATCAAACCATCTTTCAATCGTTTTACAGAATGAGCTAATCACAACGCTGCTTATTCACGACCTCAACATAAACAGCGATCCTATTGGTCTAGAAAGCGCTCCGTGATAAAAAAAACTGTATGGATCGCCAAAAGGGACAAATAACAACGCCGAGttttgccatctctctctctctctttctctcactcttatCTTATCCTTCTCTCTCGGCGCAGACAAAAAATCTCCACACAAAAAAAAGGACAGAGACAGACTTTAAAAAAATTGATTCCCAAGAGATTGTTTACGCAACATTTAATCTCAGTGAATTAATTCAATCAATGGCACATTGTGTCAGTAGTACATATCAGATCATAAAATAAAGACATtgaaatacttttttattttatggaTATTTGCGGTGATATCATTATGGCATAATTCTGTGTAACATTTAGTGAACAAAGTTCAACTACATTCTCTCCACTACCACAAAAAGGAGAGAGTGAAATCTGTATGACGTCATAGGTGATGTGTGACAGGATTGGTTGCCTGGGGTTTTGTGGGTACTCCAGAATGTTTAACCAGCTGAGCAGAAAAAAGAAGCAGTGTTGTGAGCGCCAAAGATTACACTGAAATACGTTGTTTTTTCTCCTCCCCCCCACCACACGTAATCTACATTTTCCCCCTTTTCAAAATCTCCTAGTCATATTTGCAAGGAGAAGAAGCGATACAGTAACTTTTTTTTCCTTCCTGATTGTAGACCAGGTTTGTATTATTTTTCTTCTCGTGTCATTTATGTTAATAATTGCAACAAAGAGAGATGGTGTCGGGTCGTTATAACATTGTTATTACCTAGGTTGTTATTTTCGTTACAATCTTATAGTTTGGTTGTGAACTAATGTTCTCCGTTTGTTTACTCTATGAGACAGATATAAAATGAAAACTGAGGTATCCACAGCAGCGAATTTCATCTCCAGATTACTGAAAACAACTGGACTGCTATCCGAGGAGCAACTTCAGCATTTCAGCTATTCCCTCGAAAAATCTCTGGGAGGTAAAATTAATGGGGAATATGACTGTTCATGCGTAGGGTAGCCTATACAAATCACCAGACAAGTATGCATTCCAACACGGTCAGTAAcatttaaaataatattttttaagcAGATCAAGTAGAAGTTTAGGGCTACAGGCTATGAATGAACATTAGACTGTCACTAAGCTAGCTACCTGTAGGACAGAAAACATAGACACCAGGATAGGACATAATAATCATTGTGTGGATTGTTTTGCTTTGTAATTGCTGCTGGTATTCTTGCTATTAAAATCTTCAATGGTGATTGATGTCTGATTAGCAGaagtgtctctctcacacacacacacacacacaatgacaaaacatgaaggacagagagaaaaaatGGCTGTTTTGACTGCCCAATCCTTTTCTACATcacacggcagggtagcctagttggactagtaaccagaaggttgcaagttcaaacccccgagctgacaaggtacaaatctgtcgttctgcgcctgaacaggcagttaacccactgttcctaggccatcattgaaaataagaatttgttcttaactgacttgcctagtaaaataaaggtaaaaaaaaaaaagaatcctgACATGACTTTGTTGTTTATTTTTGCAGAGCACTACAAACACCACTGGTTCCCTAACGCTCCCTGCCGGGGCTCAGCTTACAGATGCATCAGAATCAACGAGAACCACAAGATGGACCCAGTCATCGGTGAAGCCGCCGGCACCATCGGACTGACCAGAGAACAGCTCTTCACCCTTCTGCCCAGTGAGCTTACCATGTGGGTGGATCCATACGAGGTGTCATACCGGATAGGAGAGGACGGCTCCATCTGCGTTCTCTATGAATCTGAGCCATCGTCATCGTCAACACAGCCTGAAACAGCCTCTATCCAGAGTCAAGGGGACAGCAACAACAGAGCCAGTTCAGGCAGCTGCAAAGGTGAACTGAGAGTGGGGATGGGGAGGTCCAAAAAGCCCAAGTCCTTCACCACAATAAGGATTTCCAGCAGCTAAATGTTTACCTGCCCCATCCACCTGGACACTTGGACATAGGTCAGACACACATATTGGTTAGAATAATTgttaatttctttcttttttaataTAAAAATATGTTTAGTACTCTGATTATCAACTTGTTCACCTTTATGGATACTACACTACTATTTTAAGATTATTGACAGAAAATAAATTTTAGTGTATGGTCTTGATGTTGCTAATTTATATACGGTATATTAAAACACACGGCATTTGAATGCAATGTCATAAGGCTAATGATTTCATCAAACATATGATTGGATTATGTCTGCATCCCAAAGGGTCAACTGTGCGACATTGAAAAGGGAGGGTCGGGGGGAGGCACAGAAAGCAATGCTTCAAAATATAAACCATAAAGATGAAAAAACATTGTTTGATATAATGATAATACAGGACACAGGAAATGCCTTTATGTCactggttcccaaccaggggtactaggacgaTCCACAGAGGGTACTTGAGAAGATTAATGAGACCACAGTTACTGGTTAAAATGTACATGAGGGGGTACATCAGGGGTACTCCGGGCAGAGCCAACTTCAGTTGGTTGGACCGTAACAGCCAGATTCAAGTTGATTGAACCGTAACAGACAACTTCAGTTGGTAGAACCGCAACAGCCAACTTCAGTTGGTAGAACCGTAACAGCCAAATTCAGTTGGTAGAACCGTAACAGCCAAATTCAGTTGGTAGAACCGTAACAGCCAAATTCAGTTGGGGGAACCGTAACAGACAACTTCAGTTGGTGGGACCGTAACAGACAACTTCAGTTGGTTGGACCGTAACAGACAACTTCAGTTGGTAGAACCGTAACAGCCAAATTCAATTGGGGGAACCGTAACAGACAACTTCAGTTGATGGAACCGTAACAGACAACTTCAGTTGGTAGAACCGTATTCGAAAAAGGTTGAGACCTACTGCCTTATGTTACGTTGATATTTGACATATTTAGAACTTTCAAGTTGAGGTAAAACCCTCTAAAAAGGTTGTTTTGAAATATATTTGAACAAAGTTAGAAAAAACGTTATTCCACAGCCTAACTTAAATAATTAGAATAAGTAAATAAACTAAATCACTGTAAAGTGTAATCTAAATAAGAACATAAAGTCATGAGATCTCCATTtcgcagtagaatggccttactgaagaacagtggcaccgtcatatgatgccacctttccaacaagtcagttcatcaaatttctgccctgctagagctggctcggtcaactgtaagtgctgttattgtgaaatggaaatgtctaTGAGTAAccatggctcagccgcaaagtggtaggctacacaagctcacagaacaggactgcccAGTGCTGAAGCGTGAAGAGGGTCAAAAtgatctgtccttggttgcaacactcactaccaagttccaaacagcctctggaagcaacaccaGCACAATAACGGTTTGTcggctgcagtggtgtaaagctcgccaccattggactctggaacagtggaaacgtgttctctggagtgatgaatcacgcttcaccatctggcagtccaacggactaatctgggtttggcggatgcctggAGATCGCTATCTgcacgaatgcatagtgccaactgtaaagtttggcggagaaggaataatggtctggggcttttATTCATgtttcgggccccttagttccagtgaagggaaatcttagcgctacaacatacaatgacattctagacgattctgtgcttcggTCACAAACCGGCCCATAGCCtataacaaaaagggagacagagatcaagtaataaatatatttattaactataTACACTTGACAAtagtgtgtgtaatcagtagtgtaagtgagtggttgcgtGCATAGATGGTGATAATGAGGTATGTTGAGAGGTGCCAAAACAATCAAGCCACAAAATGCCACAACCAACaacagtgtgtctgcatggagagtctCCTCAAGGAATGGGGGAAAGGTGTATTTATCCCCGGGACACACCCCCACGCCTAGGTGTGTCCCATTTGGCTGACGATACTCCCAGCTCCGCCCACTGACATCCTATTATgaaaaacaagagcaaagagtaAGTATTCgggcagacagagggagggtccccccccaaaaaaaaacaaaacTAATGACCACCAAGGCCCTAGGAAAACCACACTAACTATTGCCTTGTTAACACTACCCACCTGCCCTAACGTGACTAGCATCCACCTGCCCCAACGTGACTAGCATCCACCTGCCCCAACGTGACTAGCATCCACCTGCCCTAACATGTCTCGCATCCACCTGCCCCAATGTGACTAGCAACCACCTGCCCCAACATGTCTAGCATCCACCTGCCCCAACCTGACTAGCATCCACCTGCAAGGTAAATTACAAATCCATGTGAGGAGCAGCCAGCACCGGAGTTGAGGTAAGCAACATCTTTGCATCTTCAAAAGCCtgttgacagagaggagaccagatctccctgtctaactttaagcatcagctgtcagagcagcttaccgatcactgtacttgtacacagccaatctgtaaatagcccacccaactacctcatccccaaattGTTACTTacccttttgcaccccagtatatctacttgcacatcatcatctgcacatcactccagtgttaatgctaaattgtaattatttcacctctatggcctacctctctactcttctacatttgcacacactgctgtcacaggccggctcatagcctgtggcaaaaaGGAGGGGACACGAACAACAGGTATCGGCCAATCAAAAATGTTCTTTATTATAAACCAAAACGATTAACTTTAACCAAAGGAAAAGGAATGAGGtgtgaaagtatcataatgtaaggtgtatgtaaagtgcagggatgcgtgaatctgtgtgtgtgaatgactgagtgaaaactatgtaaaactacaaaggaacaaacaaaacaggatcatacctggaggagcagagagagagacaagagtggttagtgaagcagtttaaataccctgaagcccaggtgactccaatcactaacgaccctcctctgcctgcaggaggaaccgccCCTGCACTGCAGAGGGGCCGTgacactatatagtgcactacttagcaccctattccctatatagagtactacttagcaccctattccctatatagtgcactccttagcaccctattccctatatagtgcactacttagcaccctattcccctgcACTGCAGAGGAGGGGCCGTGACACTGTACATAggattttcctattgtgttattgactgtacgtttgtttatgtgtaactctggtgtttttgtcacactgttttgctttatcttggccaggtcgcagttgtaaatga from Oncorhynchus kisutch isolate 150728-3 linkage group LG5, Okis_V2, whole genome shotgun sequence harbors:
- the si:dkey-42i9.4 gene encoding protein BTG1; the encoded protein is MKTEVSTAANFISRLLKTTGLLSEEQLQHFSYSLEKSLGEHYKHHWFPNAPCRGSAYRCIRINENHKMDPVIGEAAGTIGLTREQLFTLLPSELTMWVDPYEVSYRIGEDGSICVLYESEPSSSSTQPETASIQSQGDSNNRASSGSCKGELRVGMGRSKKPKSFTTIRISSS